In Sphingobacterium thalpophilum, a genomic segment contains:
- a CDS encoding DinB family protein translates to MNRQELIKTFSDNHYTVIAYIQALPEPHFSYRNHEKWTAGQQLKHILLTLLPFPKVLQSKDYIAQKFGSLQRVTWDYDTVRNNYLKTSRQAPSQFLPEEILPAQKEGLIAQLEEVLATINQLFVLYNEEELDSLVLPHPLVGKLSIREMFFLMSYHPLHHLNQIKENLVSFNQ, encoded by the coding sequence ATGAATAGACAAGAACTGATCAAAACTTTTTCTGACAACCACTATACAGTTATTGCCTATATCCAGGCATTACCTGAGCCTCATTTTTCATATCGTAATCATGAAAAATGGACGGCTGGTCAGCAGCTAAAACATATTCTATTAACGCTTCTACCCTTTCCAAAGGTACTTCAGTCAAAAGATTACATAGCCCAAAAATTTGGATCCCTGCAACGCGTAACCTGGGACTACGACACGGTACGTAACAATTATCTCAAAACAAGCCGGCAAGCCCCAAGTCAATTTTTGCCTGAAGAAATCCTGCCCGCACAGAAAGAGGGTCTGATTGCGCAACTGGAAGAAGTATTAGCTACAATCAATCAGCTATTTGTACTGTACAATGAAGAGGAGCTCGATAGCCTGGTTTTACCACATCCTCTGGTCGGCAAACTCAGTATACGCGAAATGTTTTTTCTGATGAGCTATCATCCCCTACACCACCTGAATCAAATCAAGGAAAACTTGGTCTCATTCAATCAATGA
- a CDS encoding GNAT family N-acetyltransferase has translation MDKYLEIRKYDVQDRNKLIDILHMNIPKYFAQSEVADFTEYLDQEMETYFVALVNGQIIGGGGVGFSDDERTGFLSWSFLNPKYHGFGFGKNLLHHRIDFLYTHHQVEKIEVGTSQFTFGFYKKNGFILREIHKDYWAEGFDLYDMVHTRE, from the coding sequence ATGGATAAGTATTTGGAAATTAGGAAATATGATGTTCAGGACAGAAATAAGCTGATCGATATTCTTCATATGAATATACCGAAGTACTTTGCACAGAGCGAGGTTGCCGATTTCACAGAATATCTTGACCAGGAAATGGAGACGTATTTTGTTGCACTGGTTAACGGGCAAATTATTGGTGGCGGTGGAGTAGGTTTTTCTGATGATGAGCGCACAGGATTTTTGAGCTGGAGTTTTTTAAATCCAAAATATCACGGATTTGGTTTTGGAAAAAACCTATTGCATCACCGTATTGACTTTCTGTACACCCATCATCAGGTTGAAAAGATCGAAGTCGGTACCTCTCAATTCACGTTCGGATTTTATAAGAAAAATGGTTTTATACTAAGGGAAATCCATAAAGACTATTGGGCTGAAGGCTTTGATTTATATGATATGGTCCATACAAGAGAATAG
- a CDS encoding PAS domain-containing sensor histidine kinase has protein sequence MQKPQKDIPIFFEALNQMPIATAIYDNSNLNIAFANSRMLNMWRTENEIFGHSFGEVFPVFTQEGFTDILRNVWESGVTYKAFETPATIIDRDFKIKRYFDFEYRPLFDKRGRTYSILHTATDVTHKIHEEKPEDQENITINPATNLRMISYTLSHDAKNPLALAKLGIGVLKEHLDMQSNRRLELYDVIDQSLENIADIIDKTVELSLAPINRLRKQALRLDLTLPNWCREAKLLYRSPHTELIFGDLFPVNSDQNAIYQIFTNLINNAVKYSSANKKATVHIYSEKVTNGVLYIIKDNGIGIPQHELENIRMERLRGSNSTDYQGKGIGLFIVQEILERLKAQMAIFSKENQGTEIRLFFPN, from the coding sequence ATGCAAAAACCTCAAAAGGATATTCCGATTTTTTTTGAAGCATTAAATCAGATGCCGATTGCAACTGCCATTTATGATAATTCGAACCTCAATATCGCATTCGCCAACTCGCGAATGCTAAATATGTGGCGTACAGAAAACGAAATATTTGGACATTCCTTTGGAGAGGTTTTTCCGGTTTTTACCCAAGAAGGATTTACAGATATACTCCGTAATGTCTGGGAGAGCGGTGTCACCTACAAGGCATTTGAAACCCCTGCAACGATCATTGACCGTGATTTCAAGATCAAACGTTATTTTGATTTTGAATATAGGCCCCTCTTTGATAAGCGTGGCCGAACTTATTCCATCCTCCACACAGCCACAGATGTCACGCATAAGATACACGAAGAGAAACCTGAAGATCAAGAAAATATAACAATCAATCCCGCAACCAACCTGCGCATGATATCCTATACGCTATCACATGATGCTAAAAATCCTTTGGCTCTTGCTAAATTGGGCATAGGTGTGCTAAAAGAACATTTGGATATGCAGTCCAATAGGCGGCTCGAATTGTACGATGTCATTGATCAATCACTTGAAAACATTGCTGATATTATCGACAAAACGGTCGAACTGAGTCTTGCTCCAATTAACAGACTACGGAAACAAGCTCTTCGTTTAGATCTTACATTGCCCAATTGGTGCCGGGAAGCCAAATTATTATATCGTAGCCCACATACTGAACTTATCTTTGGTGACCTTTTTCCAGTAAACAGCGATCAAAATGCAATCTACCAAATCTTTACAAACTTGATCAACAATGCCGTCAAATACTCTTCGGCCAATAAGAAAGCAACGGTGCATATATATAGTGAAAAAGTAACGAACGGTGTGTTATATATCATCAAAGACAATGGTATCGGTATTCCGCAGCATGAACTCGAAAATATCCGCATGGAAAGACTCCGTGGTTCAAATTCAACGGATTACCAGGGAAAAGGCATCGGATTGTTTATCGTTCAGGAAATTCTTGAAAGACTCAAAGCGCAGATGGCCATCTTCAGTAAGGAAAACCAAGGAACCGAAATCCGTTTATTTTTCCCAAATTAA
- a CDS encoding HAMP domain-containing sensor histidine kinase, whose translation MINLIALLCLFPTIFFSILNLIDHRYVLSAINFSNSICSFTVLLLQYYGKHNIAKATLLTSNSVFFFAGALLYKNGGEYFLLCTLIVSMLMYDNRKIHIVLCITVAFLILLLYLLPDILPLSQQVPRSRSVFNIINALAFMVVAVNFFLDIIYKNMKKIEQQRLNLESMNRDKEKIFSIIAHDIKSPFANLEALVFMFRNQMLDSTASQEYIQQIYQQITQQNQALDDLLQWGSSSMQGMNTKASPQLIKPMIQQIIKVFNENTQSKQLKININIPNNTQIIANRDHTIIILRNLISNAIKFSYVNGNINIYTSMDETYTHIHIQDEGIGINPSKSAALFNEIQQKSFGTEDEPGSGVGLVLCKDLIERNKGVVNIQSTPNKGSVFTVGLPSCPSHKPQTKIEVPTCC comes from the coding sequence ATGATAAATTTGATTGCATTGTTATGTTTATTTCCGACAATTTTCTTTTCAATCCTCAATCTTATCGACCACCGCTATGTTTTATCGGCGATTAATTTCTCCAATTCTATTTGTTCGTTTACGGTCCTTCTGCTTCAATATTATGGGAAACACAATATCGCGAAGGCAACACTATTGACAAGTAATTCTGTGTTTTTCTTCGCTGGGGCACTACTTTATAAAAATGGCGGCGAATATTTTTTATTGTGCACTTTGATTGTCTCGATGTTAATGTATGACAACCGAAAGATCCATATAGTCCTTTGTATTACGGTAGCTTTCCTGATTTTACTGTTATATTTGCTTCCTGATATACTTCCCCTGAGCCAGCAAGTTCCACGATCCAGATCTGTTTTCAATATTATCAATGCACTTGCTTTCATGGTCGTTGCGGTCAACTTCTTTCTTGATATCATCTATAAGAATATGAAAAAAATTGAGCAGCAACGCCTCAACTTAGAATCCATGAATCGGGACAAAGAAAAAATTTTTTCTATTATCGCGCACGACATCAAAAGTCCTTTTGCCAACTTGGAAGCACTGGTATTTATGTTTCGTAATCAGATGCTCGATAGTACGGCATCCCAGGAATATATCCAACAGATCTATCAGCAGATTACGCAGCAGAATCAAGCTTTGGATGATTTGCTGCAGTGGGGCAGCAGCAGTATGCAAGGTATGAATACTAAAGCATCACCCCAATTGATCAAACCTATGATACAACAAATTATTAAAGTTTTTAATGAGAACACACAATCTAAACAACTAAAAATCAACATTAATATACCTAACAACACGCAGATAATTGCCAATCGGGATCATACCATCATTATTTTACGCAACCTGATTAGCAATGCAATCAAATTCAGCTATGTGAATGGGAATATCAACATTTACACCAGCATGGATGAAACCTATACACATATTCATATTCAGGATGAAGGAATAGGGATTAACCCTTCGAAGTCTGCCGCACTTTTTAATGAAATTCAGCAAAAGTCCTTTGGCACAGAAGACGAGCCCGGATCGGGTGTGGGCCTAGTCCTATGCAAGGATCTTATTGAACGAAACAAAGGTGTTGTGAACATCCAAAGTACACCCAATAAGGGATCCGTTTTTACAGTTGGATTGCCATCCTGCCCCAGCCATAAGCCGCAAACCAAGATCGAAGTGCCTACATGCTGTTAA
- a CDS encoding methylated-DNA--[protein]-cysteine S-methyltransferase produces the protein MEVKANYEYKIIDTPVGPIHLIATEKGLSGLVWADKDYIRTKLPTATYNEQAPVLIQTELQLNEYFAKKRKIFDIPLDFQGTAFQIRVREVLLGVSYVTTRTYGQLAQQLGDSKAVRAVGGALNKNPIAIIVPCHRIVGTSGKLVGFAGGIRNKSILLDLEQHYQTPTLFDL, from the coding sequence ATGGAAGTAAAAGCCAATTATGAATATAAAATCATCGACACACCAGTTGGTCCTATACACTTAATCGCTACCGAAAAGGGACTTTCAGGTTTAGTTTGGGCGGACAAGGATTATATCCGCACAAAACTTCCTACAGCAACCTACAATGAACAGGCTCCAGTTTTAATACAGACAGAACTGCAGTTGAATGAGTACTTTGCAAAAAAAAGAAAGATATTTGATATTCCGCTTGATTTTCAGGGAACAGCCTTTCAGATCAGGGTCAGGGAAGTGCTTTTAGGTGTTTCCTATGTTACAACCAGGACTTATGGTCAACTGGCGCAGCAACTTGGCGACAGCAAAGCTGTCCGGGCCGTTGGTGGCGCGTTGAATAAAAATCCTATAGCCATCATTGTCCCCTGTCATAGGATAGTTGGCACCTCAGGCAAGCTTGTTGGCTTTGCCGGGGGCATTCGCAATAAGTCTATCCTGCTTGACCTTGAACAACACTATCAGACCCCAACACTATTCGATCTTTAA
- a CDS encoding ATP-binding protein produces the protein MIENTFGMDIMPENEHDRLNALRRYKITGTPSEASFDGIAKLATQIFNAPIALLSLVDAESVYFKANIGMGTTKETNRGQSLCSLAILDKKVTVFEDTLKEDILLTNPNVIGDFGLRFYAGAPLITHDGFMIGSLCVIDKHPRAFTAADRQILEGLARTAMDQIELRSSSIDKIDELEGVNITMATMQQRLLELNDEMELANDELYRTNSQLNKSYDLTVLLNKNLKKSERRFRSFIDKAPIAFAILTGRELVIEVANDMMLKLWHKTEVILGKPLAQALPELQGQPYLGILDDVFTTGQNYIGDTAYARLESMGELGDHYFDFTYEPLKNDEGETESIIVIANEVTERIKRNEHLEALNYQLEIALKAGELGSYNRDIRTGKMDCSETCKLNFGLTKNDRFDYDVLMQSIVPEHREMVYQKVQDAIQNKTTYHAEYLIRWPDGSLHWINASGLPKYDAEGNATHLIGVVADITKRKNYESQKDDFLGIASHELKTPVTGLKGTIQLLERFKDKTGSDIISRLIDQSAVNIKKIVTLVDDLLNMHRISEGQLHLEKTTFKASKILTSSCHNIISQGNHQVNITGDLDADIFADEQRLEQVLVNFVNNAVKYAPESREINITVEQLQDRIKITVKDQGEGINPAVQPFIFDRYYRANHEGKSYSGLGLGLYISAEIIKKHAGQIGVDSTVGLGSSFWFSIPLPTAEK, from the coding sequence ATGATAGAGAATACGTTTGGAATGGATATAATGCCTGAAAATGAACATGACAGACTGAATGCCCTCAGACGCTATAAAATAACTGGAACCCCTTCTGAAGCCAGTTTTGATGGAATTGCAAAATTAGCCACACAAATCTTCAATGCCCCTATTGCATTGCTCTCACTGGTGGATGCAGAATCTGTCTATTTCAAAGCAAATATTGGCATGGGCACCACAAAGGAAACGAATCGAGGGCAAAGCTTGTGTAGTCTAGCTATTCTGGACAAGAAAGTAACGGTCTTTGAAGATACACTGAAAGAAGATATCCTACTGACCAATCCAAATGTAATTGGTGATTTTGGACTACGGTTTTACGCAGGTGCACCACTTATTACACATGATGGTTTTATGATCGGTTCGCTTTGCGTCATCGACAAACATCCACGCGCTTTCACTGCGGCTGATCGACAGATATTAGAAGGTCTTGCTCGGACCGCAATGGATCAAATCGAGCTTCGAAGTTCTTCCATAGATAAAATTGATGAGCTTGAGGGTGTCAATATTACTATGGCAACCATGCAACAACGGCTGCTCGAGCTTAATGACGAGATGGAGCTTGCCAACGATGAACTTTATCGTACCAATAGCCAGCTCAACAAATCCTATGATTTGACAGTGCTGCTCAACAAAAACCTCAAAAAAAGCGAACGTCGCTTCAGATCCTTTATAGATAAAGCCCCAATAGCCTTTGCGATTTTAACAGGCCGTGAATTAGTCATTGAAGTTGCCAACGATATGATGCTCAAACTCTGGCACAAAACAGAGGTTATTCTCGGCAAACCACTAGCACAAGCACTTCCGGAATTACAGGGACAGCCTTATTTGGGTATATTGGATGATGTCTTTACTACTGGCCAAAACTATATTGGAGACACTGCCTACGCAAGACTTGAGTCTATGGGGGAATTGGGCGATCATTATTTTGATTTCACCTATGAGCCGTTGAAAAATGATGAAGGCGAAACGGAGTCTATTATTGTCATCGCCAATGAGGTTACGGAGCGTATCAAAAGAAACGAACACCTTGAAGCCCTCAACTATCAGTTGGAAATTGCACTAAAAGCTGGTGAACTTGGTTCTTACAATCGCGATATAAGAACAGGTAAAATGGACTGCTCGGAAACCTGTAAACTCAATTTTGGCCTCACTAAAAACGATCGCTTTGATTATGATGTCCTCATGCAAAGCATCGTCCCTGAGCACCGCGAAATGGTCTATCAAAAAGTTCAGGATGCTATCCAGAACAAGACCACTTATCACGCTGAATATCTCATCCGTTGGCCTGATGGATCGTTGCATTGGATCAATGCGTCGGGTCTTCCCAAATACGATGCAGAAGGTAATGCGACTCACCTCATTGGTGTAGTGGCGGATATCACAAAACGGAAAAATTATGAGTCACAAAAAGATGATTTCCTGGGCATTGCCAGCCATGAACTAAAGACGCCCGTCACGGGATTAAAGGGAACGATTCAACTGCTGGAACGATTCAAGGACAAAACCGGAAGTGACATCATTTCAAGACTTATTGATCAGTCTGCTGTCAATATCAAAAAGATCGTTACACTTGTTGACGACCTTCTTAATATGCATCGAATAAGTGAAGGGCAGCTTCATCTCGAAAAAACAACCTTCAAGGCATCAAAGATACTTACCTCCAGTTGCCACAATATCATATCCCAAGGCAACCATCAAGTTAATATTACCGGCGATCTCGATGCAGATATCTTTGCCGACGAACAACGTCTTGAACAAGTCCTTGTAAATTTTGTCAACAATGCCGTTAAATATGCCCCAGAATCGAGAGAAATCAATATTACGGTTGAACAGCTTCAAGATCGTATCAAAATAACCGTCAAAGATCAAGGTGAAGGTATTAATCCGGCAGTACAGCCTTTTATTTTTGATCGATATTATAGAGCTAATCACGAAGGTAAATCTTACTCGGGGCTTGGACTGGGGCTTTATATTTCCGCTGAAATAATCAAAAAACACGCGGGTCAGATAGGAGTTGATAGCACCGTGGGTTTGGGCAGTAGTTTTTGGTTTTCCATCCCACTCCCGACAGCAGAAAAATAA
- a CDS encoding YegP family protein: MGKFEVKTRKNGEFQFNLKAGNGQVILSSEGYTTKANCLNGVESVKKNAQDDNKFDRKTSTNGKHYFNLKATNGQIIGTSEMYESASGMENGIESVKKNAPDATVEEIA; encoded by the coding sequence ATGGGTAAATTTGAAGTAAAAACACGGAAAAATGGAGAATTTCAGTTTAATCTAAAAGCTGGAAACGGACAGGTGATTTTAAGCAGTGAAGGTTATACAACTAAAGCCAACTGTTTAAATGGCGTTGAATCTGTAAAAAAGAACGCTCAGGACGATAACAAATTTGATCGTAAAACTTCTACGAACGGTAAGCACTACTTTAACCTCAAAGCTACCAATGGCCAAATTATTGGAACCAGCGAGATGTATGAAAGTGCAAGTGGTATGGAAAATGGTATTGAGTCTGTCAAGAAGAATGCGCCTGATGCGACGGTTGAGGAGATAGCCTAA
- a CDS encoding M60 family metallopeptidase, with amino-acid sequence MRKTVFSLIAILVIAMTTSCRKDGSLMYTLLNGSSGESLAIADSVQRFKVSPSAATEVDRLQFRANHNEMQMTGFYVAPNSSITIKVKVNSGTTAARLAIGTPFRDNIRPVRQYFNLQAGTQTFTVDQYGGLVYVIYTADNYTTTGEIELSFGKGFIPVPYFQKGITTHEQWVATLDSLKNTVPDVVFSSDHTIMVTKIADALLYKNEDQQLIVDRLDSIIGFSNRISGLNGTSGVHAIPYNKHLITVRDSSAGGYMAAGISIYFTDALSYRMLQPKYLSNTNGWGIWHEVGHTYHQKAWTWGNLTETTVNVYSLASERGFGLPVNRVTANNSWPKLTTYFQKNIADRNFNSGDNDLKMIMFHQIWLGFGDDFYIKLSKITRENRPAVSTDAEKMRYFMLSACQIAQKDLSDFFRKWGFKVDESVYTAISNLNLPAPTQDLTALRD; translated from the coding sequence ATGAGAAAGACCGTGTTTTCTTTAATCGCGATTTTAGTGATCGCTATGACCACTTCCTGTCGGAAGGATGGGAGCTTAATGTACACTTTGCTGAACGGCTCCAGTGGAGAATCCTTAGCAATAGCGGATTCGGTCCAACGATTTAAAGTAAGTCCTTCGGCTGCAACTGAGGTTGATAGACTTCAGTTTCGAGCAAATCATAATGAGATGCAAATGACCGGATTTTATGTGGCACCAAACAGTTCCATAACGATAAAAGTAAAAGTCAACTCGGGGACTACAGCGGCACGCTTAGCGATCGGGACGCCTTTTAGAGACAATATTCGACCAGTACGGCAGTATTTTAATCTCCAGGCAGGTACGCAAACGTTCACAGTGGATCAATACGGGGGTTTGGTTTATGTGATTTATACAGCTGATAACTACACAACAACTGGAGAAATAGAGCTTTCTTTTGGCAAGGGCTTTATCCCGGTACCTTACTTTCAAAAGGGAATTACCACCCATGAGCAATGGGTAGCTACATTGGATTCGTTGAAAAATACAGTGCCGGATGTCGTCTTCTCGTCAGATCACACCATTATGGTAACCAAAATTGCTGATGCGCTGCTGTATAAGAACGAAGATCAACAGCTTATTGTGGATAGACTGGATTCAATTATTGGTTTTTCCAATCGGATCAGTGGTTTGAATGGTACGAGTGGAGTCCATGCCATACCATATAATAAACACCTGATTACCGTGAGAGATTCGAGTGCAGGTGGTTATATGGCTGCCGGTATTTCTATTTATTTTACCGATGCTTTATCTTATCGTATGTTGCAGCCAAAATACCTGTCCAATACAAATGGATGGGGAATATGGCATGAAGTAGGGCATACCTATCACCAAAAAGCTTGGACCTGGGGCAATCTGACAGAAACAACCGTGAATGTCTATTCTCTAGCCAGTGAAAGGGGATTTGGATTGCCGGTAAACCGGGTGACTGCCAATAATTCCTGGCCTAAATTGACGACTTACTTTCAGAAAAACATCGCGGACCGCAACTTTAATTCAGGGGATAATGATTTGAAAATGATTATGTTTCATCAGATTTGGCTAGGATTTGGTGATGATTTCTACATCAAACTTAGCAAAATTACCCGCGAGAACAGACCTGCAGTTTCAACAGACGCAGAAAAAATGCGCTATTTTATGCTATCGGCATGTCAGATTGCACAAAAAGATCTTTCGGATTTTTTTAGAAAATGGGGTTTTAAAGTCGATGAATCTGTCTATACGGCGATAAGTAATCTGAATTTGCCCGCTCCTACACAAGATTTAACCGCGTTAAGAGATTAA
- a CDS encoding helix-turn-helix domain-containing protein — protein sequence MKNNIKEQNETLNQLDQNSALLAEHPILVEFKNLIHQYPQNHWDLQFYLKKLNISRIALHRLTLSSNETSPSTIVKEIVASEIAKKLASTEIPIKELTSYYGFSSSASLTRFIKKHTGLSPRKFRALNALDYV from the coding sequence ATGAAAAACAACATAAAGGAACAAAACGAAACGTTAAATCAATTGGATCAAAATTCAGCATTGCTAGCAGAACACCCCATTCTAGTAGAATTTAAAAACCTTATTCACCAGTATCCTCAGAATCACTGGGACCTCCAATTCTACTTGAAAAAGCTCAATATATCAAGAATAGCGTTACATCGATTGACGCTTTCAAGTAATGAAACTTCACCCAGCACGATCGTCAAGGAAATTGTTGCAAGTGAGATTGCTAAAAAACTAGCTTCTACGGAGATTCCGATTAAAGAGTTGACTTCGTATTATGGTTTTAGTTCATCGGCATCATTAACACGGTTTATCAAAAAACATACTGGTCTTAGTCCGCGAAAATTTAGAGCATTAAACGCATTGGATTATGTTTAA
- a CDS encoding N-acetyltransferase, which yields MNIVTKFTVATEQGIEALSMLTKTLALEKFGSLVEPAELDNYIVDSFNSKTLVSEINSMSNQWLVVYANDQPMGYARITSKGQKPKGLAGKRVIRIADFGVCQHEALQQMEASLMNKCLAVCSTYDVIWINEPLKSSLIGLFEQNGFVKQPGISRLDGLNLESAVYLKNTL from the coding sequence ATGAATATAGTCACAAAATTTACGGTAGCAACAGAGCAGGGAATTGAAGCGTTGTCAATGCTCACCAAAACTCTAGCCCTAGAAAAATTCGGCAGCTTAGTGGAGCCAGCTGAACTAGATAATTACATTGTTGATAGTTTTAATTCCAAAACCCTTGTCAGCGAAATAAACAGTATGTCAAATCAATGGCTGGTAGTATATGCTAACGATCAGCCGATGGGTTATGCAAGAATAACCTCAAAAGGGCAGAAGCCGAAAGGCCTGGCAGGTAAACGTGTGATTAGAATCGCGGATTTCGGTGTCTGCCAGCATGAGGCTCTGCAGCAAATGGAGGCATCATTAATGAACAAATGTCTTGCCGTCTGCAGTACCTACGACGTGATTTGGATCAATGAACCCTTAAAAAGTTCGTTGATAGGACTTTTTGAACAGAATGGATTTGTAAAACAACCAGGTATTAGCAGACTCGATGGATTGAACTTGGAATCAGCAGTATATCTCAAGAATACTTTGTAG
- a CDS encoding PLP-dependent aminotransferase family protein: MKSYKFEIFTQAIEKNIKSGVYKPGQKLPSVREFKDYYGLSMSTVQSGYEYLMIIGLVESVPKSGYYVSAKNEMLAEPEGRRRPPVVRDAVFEQGLGLTTASPVGRGFSEFNVAAPGDLLVPQKLLLRTMQQVIREQGAGLLRYYPSNGSVQLKDNIIRRAASYQTLLHADELLITDGALQALYIALAAACEAGDIVAVESPCVFSALEVIRVLKLRVIEIPVLAKDGFDIDFFRKACQGNAVKAVVLTPNFHNPTGILLSDEQKIALLAIAHQYHVAVIENDIYGDLNFQGSRPSTLKQFDESGLVMTYSSYSKTLAPGIRLGWLSTGRFLKDAEQIKFALGSTVSPLNQETVNRLIGSSSYDRHIRSLKMQLAKNAYLATNLIASSFPEKTKVITPVGGYNLWVKMPESTDMADFYAQCEKIGARFTPGYTFSFSNTFEHYFRLVIANKFSDKRIEAIQHIGRYLCGSLY, encoded by the coding sequence ATGAAGAGCTATAAATTTGAAATTTTTACACAAGCAATTGAGAAAAATATAAAATCAGGAGTCTATAAACCGGGGCAAAAGCTGCCTTCAGTACGCGAGTTTAAAGATTACTATGGTTTAAGTATGAGTACTGTTCAGTCAGGTTATGAGTACCTTATGATTATTGGTTTGGTGGAGAGTGTTCCGAAATCTGGCTACTATGTCAGTGCGAAGAATGAAATGCTGGCAGAACCGGAAGGGCGTCGACGTCCACCGGTAGTAAGGGATGCTGTCTTTGAACAAGGGCTTGGTCTGACAACAGCGTCACCTGTGGGGCGGGGTTTTTCGGAATTTAATGTTGCTGCCCCGGGGGATCTTCTTGTTCCGCAAAAACTTTTACTTCGGACCATGCAGCAGGTCATTCGGGAACAAGGGGCAGGGTTACTGCGCTATTATCCATCTAATGGTTCGGTACAATTGAAGGATAATATTATCAGGCGTGCGGCTTCCTATCAGACCTTGCTGCATGCAGATGAATTGCTGATCACAGATGGTGCCTTACAGGCTTTGTATATCGCCTTGGCTGCTGCATGTGAAGCCGGAGATATTGTTGCTGTGGAAAGTCCATGCGTATTTTCTGCGTTAGAGGTCATTCGGGTGCTCAAACTGCGCGTCATTGAAATTCCTGTTCTTGCTAAAGATGGTTTTGATATAGACTTTTTTAGAAAAGCATGTCAAGGAAATGCTGTTAAAGCAGTCGTCCTAACACCGAATTTTCATAATCCAACAGGTATTTTGCTTTCAGATGAACAGAAAATTGCTTTATTGGCGATTGCTCATCAATATCATGTTGCTGTAATCGAGAATGATATCTATGGTGACCTGAACTTTCAGGGGAGCAGACCATCCACACTTAAACAATTTGATGAAAGCGGATTGGTTATGACGTATTCATCGTATTCAAAAACCCTGGCACCTGGAATTCGGCTGGGCTGGTTAAGCACAGGGCGATTTCTGAAGGATGCTGAACAGATCAAGTTTGCATTGGGCAGTACAGTTTCTCCTCTGAATCAGGAGACCGTAAACCGTTTGATCGGTAGCAGCAGTTACGATCGGCATATTCGTTCACTGAAGATGCAACTGGCAAAAAATGCCTATCTGGCCACCAACCTAATCGCTTCCAGTTTTCCTGAAAAAACCAAAGTGATCACACCTGTAGGCGGGTATAATCTTTGGGTTAAAATGCCCGAAAGTACAGATATGGCGGATTTTTACGCGCAGTGTGAAAAAATTGGTGCAAGATTTACGCCGGGCTATACGTTCTCTTTTTCGAATACTTTTGAACATTATTTTAGGTTGGTCATCGCGAATAAGTTTTCTGATAAACGAATAGAAGCGATCCAGCATATAGGTCGTTATTTATGTGGGAGCCTGTACTGA